One part of the Podarcis muralis chromosome 3, rPodMur119.hap1.1, whole genome shotgun sequence genome encodes these proteins:
- the MTRF1L gene encoding peptide chain release factor 1-like, mitochondrial isoform X1: MWRSVARSLLWRRLQQQQRWRSRASSSLPLAVALAPGRWEATAPRRSSSSQAGLRELFELPALQRFLERQQQEPGLLRGASWPDLAARIRLLREKEQELRDTERLAQEDEHEDLRKLAEKEAVSCQEEIADLKHQIVLLLIPSEETDRSDLIMEVTAGVGGQEAMLFTAEMFDMYQQYATYKKWNFEVLEYASSDIGGLRHASAVIGGLDTYKQMKFEGGVHRVQRVPKTEKQGRIHTSTMTVAILPQPDEINLTINPKDLRIETKRASGAGGQHVNKTDSAVRIVHIPTGVVSECQQERSQIKNKEKAMKILRAKLYSIKLEEETRKTEIARKIQTGSRGRSEKIRTYNFPQDRVTDHRISRSVHDIERFMLGEELLDDMIKSLREYADYETVLEVISESDPTRLR, from the exons ATGTGGCGGAGTGTTGCGCGCAGTCTGTTGtggcggcggctgcagcagcagcagaggtggaGGTCGCGCGCCTCATCTTCTTTGCCGCTCGCCGTTGCCCTCGCGCCGGGGCGGTGGGAGGCAACGGCGCCTCGGCGCTCTTCCAGCAGCCAGGCTGGCTTGCGCGAGCTGTTCGAGCTGCCGGCGCTGCAGCGCTTTctggagcggcagcagcaggagccgggGCTGCTTCGCGGGGCTTCCTGGCCGGACTTGGCAGCGCGGATTCGCCTCCTGCGGGAGAAGGAGCAGGAGCTGCGCGACACGGAGCGCCTGGCGCAGGAAG ATGAACATGAAGATTTGCGGAAGCTAGCAGAAAAAGAAGCTGTTTCCTGTCAGGAAGAGATAGCAGATTTGAAACACCAG ATTGTATTGCTTTTGATTCCTTCAGAAGAAACAGATAGAAGTGATCTCATCATGGAAGTGACTGCTGGAGTTGGAGGGCAGGAAGCAATGCTGTTCACAGCAGAGATGTTTGATATGTATCAACAGTATGCTACATATAAAAAGTGGAATTTTGAAGTTCTGGAATATGCTTCCAGTGACATAG gtGGTTTGAGACATGCATCTGCTGTTATAGGAGGCCTCGACACGTATAAACAGATGAAGTTTGAAGGGGGCGTACATCGTGTCCAGAGAGTGCCTAAGACAGAAAAGCAAGGACGCATTCACACCAGCACAATGACTGTAGCAATTTTACCACAACCAGATGAG ATAAATTTGACAATTAATCCTAAAGACTTGCGTATTGAAACTAAACGAGCCAGTGGAGCTGGTGGTCAGCATGTAAATAAAACTGATAGCGCTGTAAGAATAGTCCATATTCCCACAG gtGTTGTGTCTGAGTGTCAGCAGGAAAGAtctcaaataaaaaataaagaaaaggctATGAAGATCCTTCGTGCCAAGCTATACAGTATCAAACTTGAAGAAGAGACCAGAAAAACAGAAATTGCTAGAAAGATTCAG ACTGGGTCCAGAGGAAGGTCGGAGAAAATCAGAACCTACAACTTTCCCCAGGATCGTGTTACTGATCACAGAATAAGCAGATCAGTGCATGACATTGAAAGGTTCATGTTGGGGGAGGAACTGCTAGATGACATGATAAAGTCTCTAAGAGAATATGCTGATTATGAGACTGTATTGGAAGTTATTTCTGAAAGTGATCCAACCAGGCTGAGATGA
- the FBXO5 gene encoding F-box only protein 5, with protein sequence MKRDVNCYYVHCGHSPLKPGGTEKRSEELCIANYDKDFCKDCSKDYQKVFYSDLHNGSPKSVSIQSGEEPVHNNKENQEILWRHVQSVSEMDNGNEDSGYSSLLGNQHESTVHDDSMPLAGNINNTPNHHLNQRKNLLPVLHFEELVCSTLKKTSRRNPKTWALVLDKIVSKQNMEFRNLIGKKMGLDKLDILGELFHGKFSHLLASILKHLSYMDLINVAKVSTTWKKILQDDKWAFQMYNKALKLTLNNSVKASRQGDTREYALCREPLTHVQKVSAAQNSKKASRIKVDNQSSSSYSRYTQFSEVAMTLKNTESLKVCSYCGSPAKYDSHLQRATCIREGCGFDFCTKCLCSYHSAKDCSSGKSLKPSFKSGPLPGTKKSKQNLRRL encoded by the exons ATGAAACGTGATGTTAATTGTTACTATGTTCACTGTGGACATTCACCATTAAAACCAGGTGGAACAGAGAAAAGATCAGAAGAGCTCTGTATTGCTAATTAtgataaagacttttgtaaagaCTGCAGTAAAGACTATCAGAAGGTTTTCTACAGTGACCTGCACAATGGAAGTCCCAAGAGTGTCAGCATCCAAAGTGGCGAGGAACCTGTACATAACAACAAAGAAAACCAAGAAATATTGTGGAGGCATGTTCAGAGTGTCAGTGAAATGGACAATGGAAATGAGGACAGTGGGTATTCCTCTTTGTTGGGCAATCAGCACGAATCTACTGTCCACGATGATAGCATGCCTTTGGCAGGAAACATCAATAATACACCAAATCACCATCTTAATCAAAGAAAAAATTTGCTTCCAGTCCTCCATTTTGAAGAACTTGTCTGCTCAACTTTGAAAAAAACTAGTAGAAGAAATCCAAAGACATGGGCTCTTGTCTTAGATAAGATTGTTTCCAAGCAAAACATGGAATTTAGGAATCTAATTGGCAAAAAAATGGGACTAGATAAATTAGACATTCTTGGTGAGCTGTTCCATGGAAAGTTCAGTCATCTACTAGCAAGTATCTTAAAACATCTCAGCTATATGGACTTGATAAA TGTGGCTAAAGTGAGCACTACGTGGAAAAAAATTCTACAAGATGACAAGTGGGCTTTCCAGATGTATAACAAAGCACTGAAATTGACTTTG AATAACAGCGTGAAGGCCTCCAGACAGGGTGATACAAGGGAATATGCTCTTTGTCGAGAACCGTTAACTCACGTTCAGAAAGTATCAGCTGCACAAAACTCTAAAAAAGCATCCAGAATCAAGGTGGACAACCAGAGCTCTTCCTCCTACAGCCGGTACACACAGTTTTCCGAG GTTGCCATGACTTTGAAAAACACTGAAAGCCTGAAAGTCTGCAGCTACTGTGGTTCACCTGCTAAGTATGATTCCCATCTGCAGAGGGCAACATGTATCCGTGAAGGCTGTGGTTTTGACTTTTGCACAAAGTGCTTATGCAGCTACCATAGTGCCAAGGACTGCTCAAGTGGAAAGTCTTTGAAGCCCTCCTTCAAATCAGGACCCCTTCCTGGtaccaaaaaaagcaaacaaaatttaCGCAGGCTTTAA
- the MTRF1L gene encoding peptide chain release factor 1-like, mitochondrial isoform X2: MEVTAGVGGQEAMLFTAEMFDMYQQYATYKKWNFEVLEYASSDIGGLRHASAVIGGLDTYKQMKFEGGVHRVQRVPKTEKQGRIHTSTMTVAILPQPDEINLTINPKDLRIETKRASGAGGQHVNKTDSAVRIVHIPTGVVSECQQERSQIKNKEKAMKILRAKLYSIKLEEETRKTEIARKIQTGSRGRSEKIRTYNFPQDRVTDHRISRSVHDIERFMLGEELLDDMIKSLREYADYETVLEVISESDPTRLR; the protein is encoded by the exons ATGGAAGTGACTGCTGGAGTTGGAGGGCAGGAAGCAATGCTGTTCACAGCAGAGATGTTTGATATGTATCAACAGTATGCTACATATAAAAAGTGGAATTTTGAAGTTCTGGAATATGCTTCCAGTGACATAG gtGGTTTGAGACATGCATCTGCTGTTATAGGAGGCCTCGACACGTATAAACAGATGAAGTTTGAAGGGGGCGTACATCGTGTCCAGAGAGTGCCTAAGACAGAAAAGCAAGGACGCATTCACACCAGCACAATGACTGTAGCAATTTTACCACAACCAGATGAG ATAAATTTGACAATTAATCCTAAAGACTTGCGTATTGAAACTAAACGAGCCAGTGGAGCTGGTGGTCAGCATGTAAATAAAACTGATAGCGCTGTAAGAATAGTCCATATTCCCACAG gtGTTGTGTCTGAGTGTCAGCAGGAAAGAtctcaaataaaaaataaagaaaaggctATGAAGATCCTTCGTGCCAAGCTATACAGTATCAAACTTGAAGAAGAGACCAGAAAAACAGAAATTGCTAGAAAGATTCAG ACTGGGTCCAGAGGAAGGTCGGAGAAAATCAGAACCTACAACTTTCCCCAGGATCGTGTTACTGATCACAGAATAAGCAGATCAGTGCATGACATTGAAAGGTTCATGTTGGGGGAGGAACTGCTAGATGACATGATAAAGTCTCTAAGAGAATATGCTGATTATGAGACTGTATTGGAAGTTATTTCTGAAAGTGATCCAACCAGGCTGAGATGA